A single window of Anomaloglossus baeobatrachus isolate aAnoBae1 chromosome 5, aAnoBae1.hap1, whole genome shotgun sequence DNA harbors:
- the LOC142312443 gene encoding uncharacterized protein LOC142312443: protein MDMDRDKMAERILHLTLEILFRLTGEDYTVVKKTSSERYQAPVSEGWGRPLSPITGPPPHPPIHEDINYQKILELTYKMIELLTGEVPIRCQDVTVYFSMEEWEYLEGHKDLYKDVMMEVPQPLTSPVLSSKRTTPERCPHPLLPQDCKQEDPDVPQDHQGEDLPHINTTETYVRGDERSKEEIPTDNRPDDCTMRPVGRLTSSIYKSDDLEITQDSTKVNAIIPDIPSSFHSKDLSSEPMKRVLSSESFQTTKINKSHKKGSRKLTALKGKKPISQLKNRNSFPLETSFVKHQTIHTEEKTFSCSKCKKYFTQKSNLLKHQRTHTRENPYSCSECGKCFNQKSDLVRHQRTHTGEKPFSCSECVKCFTRKSNLVIHQRTHTGEKQFSCSQCGKFFINESNLVTHQRTHMGEKSFSCSECGKYFNTKSSLITHHRTHTGEKPFSCSECGKSFSQKISLVNHEIIHTREKSYSCSECGKCFNRKSNLLTHQSTHTGEKSFSCSECGKSFNWKKNLVTHQSTHTGEKSFSCSECGKCFNQKSHLVTHQRTHTGEKPYSCSECGKCFNRKSLLVTHQRTHTGEKPFSCLECGKCFADESQFVTHQRTHTGEKPYSCSECGKCFNQKSDLVRHQRTHTGEKPFSCSECGKCFTQKSQLAKNTTEFTQGRNPCHVQNEGNILQTNDFFLNITKLTRAIIIPRR from the exons atggatatggacagggacaagatggcggagaggatattacacctcaccctagagatcctcttccggcttactggagag gattacacagtagtgaagaagacctctagtgagcgctatcaggcccctgtgtctgagggatggggaaggcccctgagcccaatcacggggcctccacctcaccccccgatacatgaggacatcaattaccagaagatcctagaactcacctacaagatgattgagctgctgactggagag gttcctataaggtgtcaggacgtcactgtctatttctccatggaggagtgggagtatttagaaggacacaaagatctgtacaaggacgtcatgatggaggttccccagcccctcacatcaccag ttctatccagtaagaggacaacaccagagagatgtccccatcctcttctcccacaggactgtaaacaagaagaccccgatgttcctcaggatcatcag ggggaagatctgccccatattaatactacagagacatatgtgaggggtgatgagcggagtaaagaggagattcctacagataaccgcccag ATGACTGTACCATGAGACCAGTGGGACgactgacatcttcaatttataAGTCAGATGACCTTGAGATCACACAGGATTCAACTAAAGTGAATGCCATTATTCCAGATATCCCATCTTcctttcacagcaaagatctatcatctgaaccTATGAAACGGGTCCTCTCTTCTGAATCTTTCCAGActactaaaataaataaaagtcacaaaaaagGCAGTAGGAAACTAACTGCTCTTAAAGGAAAGAAGCCAATTTCACAATTAAAGAATAGAAATAGTTTTCCCCTTGAAACATCATTTGTTAAACATCAAAcaattcacacagaggagaagacATTTTCTTGTTCCAAATGTAAGAAATATTTTACTCAGAAATCAAACCTTctaaaacatcagagaactcacacacggGAGAATccatattcatgttccgaatgtgggaaatgttttaaccagaaatcagatcttgttagacatcaaagaactcatacaggggagaagccattttcatgttcagaatgtgtgaaatgttttacccggaaatcaaatcttgttatacatcaaagaactcatacaggggagaaacaattttcatgttcacaatgtgggaaattttttatcaatgaatcaaatcttgttacacatcaaagaactcatatgggggagaagtcattttcatgttcagaatgtgggaaatattttaacaccaaatcaagtcttattacacatcacagaactcacacaggtgagaagcctttttcatgttcagaatgcgggaaaagtTTTAGCCAGAAAATAAGTCTTGTTAACCATGAGATAATTCATACTagggagaagtcatattcatgttcagaatgtggaaaatgttttaaccggaAATCAAATCTTCTTACACATCAAAGTACTCATACAGGGgaaaagtcattttcatgttcagaatgtggaaaaagttTTAACTGGAAaaaaaatcttgttacacatcagagtactcatacaggggagaagtcattttcatgttcagaatgtgggaaatgttttaaccaaaaatcacatcttgttacacaccagagaactcacacaggggagaagccatattcatgttcagaatgtgggaaatgttttaaccgaaaatcacttcttgttacacaccagagaactcacacaggggagaagcctttttcatgtttagaatgtgggaaatgttttgcagatgaaTCACAatttgttacacaccagagaactcacacaggggagaagccatattcatgttcagaatgtgggaaatgttttaaccagaaatcagatcttgttagacaccagagaactcacacaggggagaagcctttttcatgttcagaatgtgggaaatgttttacccaaaaATCGCAACTTGCTAAAAACAccacagaattcacacaggggagaaatccTTGCCATGTTCAGAATGAGGGAAATATTTTACAAACTAATGACTTCTTTTTAAATATCACAAAACTCACAagggccattatcatacctagaaggtga